A stretch of Lepidochelys kempii isolate rLepKem1 chromosome 14, rLepKem1.hap2, whole genome shotgun sequence DNA encodes these proteins:
- the LOC140897727 gene encoding olfactory receptor 14A16-like, whose amino-acid sequence MSNQTTVTEFLLLGFSDVRELQILHFIVFLVLYLAALTGNLLIIIAIALDYHLHTPMYFFLMSLSILDLGSISVTIPKSMANSLMNTRSISYSGCVTQVFFFIFFAETDFVLLTIMAYDRYVAICKPLHYETIMNRRACVQMAASAWISVILYSSLYTGYTFSITFCGGNMVDQFFCEIPQLLKLACSNSYFSEVGVIAFGVCLTLSCFVFIIVTYVQILTTVLRIPSEQGRHKTFSTCLPHLIVISMFLSTAVFAHMKPISSSPSALDLVVAVLYSVLPPVMNPIIYSMRNKEIKASLRKLTGWRLFNKNKMSAFL is encoded by the coding sequence ATGTCCAACCAAACTACCGTGACCGAGTTCCTTCTCCTGGGATTCTCTGATGTTCGAGAGCTGCAGATTTTGCACTTCATTGTGTTTCTAGTGCTTTACCTGGCAGCCCTGACAGGAAATCTTCTCATCATCATAGCCATAGCTCTTGACTAccaccttcacacccccatgtacttcttcctgatgAGTCTGTCCATCCTAGACCTCGGCTCCATCTCTGTCACCATCCCCAAATCTATGGCCAATTCCCTTATGAACACCAGGTCCATTTCCTATTCTGGATGTGTCACCCAAGTCTTTTTCTTCATCTTCTTTGCTGAAACCGACTTTGTCTTACTCACCATCATGGCATACGATCGATATGTCGCCATCTGCAAACCACTGCACTATGAGACTATAATGAACAGGAGAGCTTGTGTCCAAATGGCAGCCAGTGCCTGGATCAGTGTAATTCTCTATTCTTCATTGTACACCGGGTACACGTTTTCGATAACCTTCTGTGGAGGCAACATGGTGGATCAGTTCTTCTGTGAAATCCCCCAGCTACTGAAGCTCGCCTGCTCTAACTCGTACTTCAGTGAAGTTGGGGTTATTGCATTTGGTGTGTGTTTAACcctaagttgttttgtttttataattgtgACATATGTTCAGATCTTGACCACGGTATTGAGAATCCCCTCTGAGCAGGGCCGACATAAAACCTTCTCCACATGCCTTCCTCACCTCATTGTAATTTCCATGTTTCTTTCCACTGCTGTCTTTGCTCACATGAAACCCATCTCCAGCTCTCCGTCAGCTCTGGATCTCGTGGTGGCTGTTCTCTATTCCGTGCTGCCGCCAGTGATGAATCCAATCATCTACAGCATGAGGAACAAGGAAATCAAAGCTTCCCTGAGGAAACTGACTGGGTGGAGGTtattcaacaaaaataaaatgtctgcATTTCTCTGA